The nucleotide window CTCATATATATGGAATTCTTCAAAGCTGTCAGATGAAATGTGATGTTTTTCCATTTTATGGTGGTCTAACACGCCCTGGTGGTAATAGTTGGTCTGTACCATATTTAATTCACCACCAAGGAATTCGAAGTCAATTTCATCCTGAGAGGACGACATTAGCACTATCGCTGTAACAACGCCTACTCCTCTACTTGTCTTCAACGTAACTGCGGCACGGCCGTAAAGGAACGATTTCGTTGACGTTATCAAGCTACCGGTTGATTTCTTTGGCATTCCAAGGATTAGATCATTGTTAACAGGATCTATACTTGCAAAACCACTATGAGTAAAGTCATATTGCTCCAACATTTGTCTAGCAACGCTTTCTTTTGAGGTGATtaagaagtctggaaaGTGAATCAAACCACGCTTGTTTAAATCTTTCTCATTTTGAGAGATGTAGTCGGCTTGCTCCTCATGATGGGTAGTGAATTCATATGATTCCTTTACCTTAAAAGTAGTTAGTAAACTTGGATCTCCTTTAGCACTTAGTGCCTGTACTCCATTTGAGTTTTTCTTTAACATCTTAGGCAACAATGCTGGACTTGGAATACAACTGTTCACAGAGAAAGAGAATTTGGGATTACATCCCACAATACATAGCGGACCGCTCCCACACTCTCCATATTGAGAGCAGCATGGCCATTCAACTGGACAATGGCTATCTTCGGAGCACTGTGTGGTGGGATGAGCTCT belongs to Eremothecium sinecaudum strain ATCC 58844 chromosome IV, complete sequence and includes:
- the CRR1 gene encoding putative glycosylase (Syntenic homolog of Ashbya gossypii ADR078C; Syntenic homolog of Saccharomyces cerevisiae YLR213C (CRR1)); translation: MKALTLSYIIITSAAIVAAEYVEPYRAHPTTQCSEDSHCPVEWPCCSQYGECGSGPLCIVGCNPKFSFSVNSCIPSPALLPKMLKKNSNGVQALSAKGDPSLLTTFKVKESYEFTTHHEEQADYISQNEKDLNKRGLIHFPDFLITSKESVARQMLEQYDFTHSGFASIDPVNNDLILGMPKKSTGSLITSTKSFLYGRAAVTLKTSRGVGVVTAIVLMSSSQDEIDFEFLGGELNMVQTNYYHQGVLDHHKMEKHHISSDSFEEFHIYEVDWDNERILWLVDGVVVRTVYKRDTWDPAKRVYRYPQTPMSLQVSVWPAGTPESAEGTVQWAGGLVDWDNLPDIKEKGQLYATVRRISITPYENKFWPALVQSSYANALAGEAGNLKKPHISYAYAPSAGFFDESSLKMYVNAVSHLAKWTSTGLNPHR